The Quercus lobata isolate SW786 chromosome 9, ValleyOak3.0 Primary Assembly, whole genome shotgun sequence region AAAGCATTGAGCAAATCCAACtcaaaaattattcaaaaaacaTAATATGATAACGTCAAGACTCATACATACAATGGTAGACAATGCATTATTTTCTGTAACATGCCAACCAAGACTACTCGGTCTCATATACAGAAGAACACAGAAAGACAGCTAAagttcaaatagaaaacaattgAGTTTAAAATACCACTTCTCATTCTTGCACCTGGTTTTCGAACTTCTCAGCCTAGCAGGATTAGACTTCTCTCTCCCTTGCTTGTCTCTCCCTAAACTTTCGAATGAAGTCTTCAGCCTTGACGTCAGTCGAGTCTGCTGAATCAGAACTTATACTATTAACCAGAACATAGGTTGTGGGCTCACGTGGCAGAGTTTTGAacggtagtggtggtggtggtctCACTTTCTTATCCGGTGACGGAGGTTGCTGGGCTGCAGTAGATGATGGCGATGAAGTATCTGGTCTCTTCAGATCCTGATCATCAACTTTATTGGATCTCACTTTCTTATCCTTGGATCTCACTTTCTTATCCACTTTCTTATCCTTGGATCTCACTTTCTTATCCGGTGACGGAGGTTGCTGGGCTGCAGTAGATGATGGTGATGAAGTATCTGGTCTCTTCAGATCCTGATCATCAACTTTATTGGATCTCACTTTCTTATCCTTGGATCTCACTTTATTGGATCTCACTTTCTTATCCTTGGATCTCACTTTCTTATCCGGTGACGGAGGTTGCTGGGCTGCAGTAGATGATGGTGATGAAGTATCTGGTCTCTTCAGATCCTGATCATCAACTTTATTGGATCTCACTTTCTTATCCTTGGATCTCACTTTATTGGATCTCACTTTCTTATCCTTGGATCTCACTTTCTTATCCGGTGACGGAGGTTGCTGGGCTGCAGTAGATGATGGTGATGAAGTATCTGGTCTCTTCAGATCCTGATCATCAACTTTATTGGATCTCACTTTCTTATCCTTGGATCTCACTTTCTTATCCGGTGACGGAGGTTGCTGGGCTGCAGTAGATGATGGTGATGAAGTATCTGGAAGTAGATCATCACTACTGTTATTACATGCATGTTCATCATTTCTATTATAGGAGCCTGTGTTGTCACTGTTGTTGATGGTGAGGAAAACACAGACAGTGACGAAAAGAAGCAGGACAAGCAGTGGTGTGAATACTTTTGAGGTGAAAGAGATGAATGAAGGCATTGCCTTGAGGATGAAGAACAGAGATATAAAAAGACCAACTATCAGGTTAGGAGGCAACAAGTGGTTGCGACGGCCGTCACCGGTGGCTTGTGGTGAGAGTGGGAACatgtcttcttcctttttattttttatttttttaagaatcgtGTGGTTTTTCGTTTTTAAGAGTAACTAGTTTGAGCTTGCTAGATGTGAGAAGTTAAGAACTTGAGGATGGTATTTATAGACTGAGGTTCAAGGTTAGCTTGAATGTATGGGAGTCTAGGgggccgtttggattgagttttttgatagctcaattctcagtttccataactcataactcaaaaatggtgggacccatagtaaaaaggttgtttggccaaacgataactctgtttccatcactcaattctctgatttttgagttatgagttatggaaattgaaaacaacaaaaggctgttttcagtttccataactcataacttaatggcatttccgtaaataaacacacatgagagacccacagccgcaacttttgaccaccttttgactttttttttttttttttttttttttttttttttttttttttttttttttttttctggttggcgttggctgtgttttttttttttttttttctttttctttttctttctgggttggcgttggctttttttttttttttttttttttccctggattggagttggctttttttttttttttttttttttttttttttttttttttttttttttctggttggcgttggcttttttttttttttttttttaagtacctagactcaccaaacttagtgaaaaaaaaaaaaaaaaaaacccagaccCAACAGCCAACCtaggagggggaaaaaaaaaaaagaagaagctgctagtgaaaaaaaaaaaaacactgtaccGTGACAGGTGTGGGCCctccaaatagtgtgaaaaatagtgagtgatgaaaactgagtgatgaaggcaaacggatgtgaaaaattgagtgatgagtgatgagttatgagtgatgagtgatgagtgatggaaattgagtggtGGAAATTAAGTGACGAAAATTCCTTACCCAAACACTATTTTTTGAGCTTTCAAACACTATTTTTGGATGTTCCCACTATGACAACTGGACAAAATTATCTAGGAAAAGGATTTGTAGATTAGTCAAAGAAAGCACCCTTAaaaattgtttgataaaataagtaaataaccCAGTTGATTCCAAATGCTGTACAGTTGTTAATGTTGACCATACAAGTTTTTTGATGAACTATTGACCATACAAGTTTTTGGATGAACTATCGACCATACaagtaaattataaaatgagggataaaaaaaaatttacttcaaCTTTAGGAGTACTACTTTCTGCACTTAATAATTAATGCAACTAGTCGCTAATCCTTGCAATGCACGGGAAATTTCTTAGAGGATAGGGTTAACCTGCACGATGGAGTTATTTTGTTCCTAAGGTTGGAttcaaaattgtcaaaaatggTTGTGAGTACAGCTCATTTTAATCACAAATACAAAcataaaaactatttaaaattcaaataacgAATGAACACATAACGAATGCCTGCAGCACGTTTTGATATATGACAATAGAGGCCtggagagaaaaaattttgaatcattaagattttgaatttctacTCCCTTAAATAAACTCTAAAAGACAGGAATAACCTTCAAAGTAGAAGAACATTAGGTTAGCACAAAGAACCAATTGCAAAAATTCTCGAGCTATAGGGAGCACCTGGACATATAAATCTTAAATAAGAAAAGCAGTTCACCATGTGCTCTAACAACCAATTAAAGGAAGCTAAATTGAATACAAAGCACTAAAACTGAGAGGGAAttagaagggggggggggaattagaaaagaagggggggggggagggaatGGACATTGTtccatggaaaaaaaataatataaaaggaaCAATCTCATGATATACCTTGTAGACAAgggttttctttaaaaataaataaaaaatataagttgtAATTCAATTAAACTGCATATAAAAACATGACTTAGTTTCAAAAGGTTATatcatattttcatatattaagGCTGGAGTTAGCAAGATGCCTAAATAACAACTATACCGTAGGCCATCTTTGAATTGCATACAACCATAATCCATTGAATTTCTCTTTCAACCTTATCAGAGAAATAGACACCCCTGATGTGGAGGAGGGTGGAAGATTAGTCACAGTGGAAGATTGAACATGACTGCTTCCTGGAGCATCATTGTTATAGGGCTCATCAGACTGTGAATCAGCCAGAACAATGGCATGGGAAACTACTCTAGAACTGTCAAAACAGGAAATTCGGCACTTTCTATAAGTTTCAATGCAGGCTCAAACTTCAtcacaattacaaaaatattatgtgtaaaaaatagaaatcaaagaGATGGAACTATTGAACCTAATTTGTTCTGCAATATAAGGAACCGCTGTATGGTAGACAATGAAAAGAGCACGTCTTGCTGGGTTTGGAGGAATTCCATAAGGTCCTGCAACTTGTTAAAACAACGATGAGGACTGTGGCCGCCAAAAATAACGCTGATGtattaatagttttatttttttttagggttttattttttttaatagttttatttttttaaataatgctgatgtAGAAAaatgtgggagcttcaaaagttttggttttatatatatatagatgacacTCTAAAGTTATTAGAATATATAATACGTGTATGGTGATCTGGGGAaagtaataaaaacaaataaataaatatttttttaattgatttatttgtAACTGCATCTAAAAAAGTgattgattaaaataaaataaaataaaataaaaactcaaattttcttGCCGCCTCCGTACAGTTGTTGATAATGCTCTTTTGGTGTTGGTGGAATTTGAACCCAACCACCCTAGGCACTTGTTTGACGGCAAgaaattttactagtttttctttgaGATGATAGATTTTACTGGTTAGCTAATTGAAACATGCAAGAAtctttgaattttgataatGCTCTTTTTGATGGCAGCCAGCTTCTTCACAGCATAGCCAACTTAAGACTGTATCATAACGTTCAAAAAAGTCTTCAAAAGAGTCTTTATTATGAAGCAactataacaaaacaaaaacaaaaaaacaaagagggGCCATCTTCTGGAAGAAATGTCTTATTATCTCCACTAGTGAGCAAATAAGTCAACAATGTCTGCTTTGGTGTCCCCATGCATCCACTTGCCAAGTCCACTCCTCAGCCTAATAAAAAGTGCCTTATGAAATGAATCTTGGTGTGAGCTTGCTACAAAGCAGAAGTATGACTTTCAATTACAAAATTCTTCTCTTACTAGCTCTATGCATTTGTAATGCTGAATCTGCATATCCCTTGGGGCAGTTTTGCAATACAAACACTAATATTGGTAGCCAAATATCAGCTAATATTGATCGCTTATTAGCTAAACAAGCCATGGACCTGCGCGTTGcgcatgataattatttttatggtggttttattaaatttttttatacaatttaaactaatttaataaagaataatgtattttgtaattatatttttatttattaaaagaataatcataaatgtaatataggaacaatcataaatcatagaattaataatttttgttgtactaaaatgaaaaaaatataatttttctcagaaattcaaaaggtaagttaatgaaaatatttatttatttttataaaagttatgacattttgtgaatcattaaaaagaatataaaacatggaaattattcttttagttttaaacaaaatttctcaaacttattttttttgcctacaatccaaaatactgaaaaaagtaactaaaaaaaaattaataaatcttaactatgattaattggaccaattaggaaaacaatttgttgtttataatctactaaggttattttctttgcagaaattataatttcatccacccaaaacatattatcaaattatcaattatttgcaaaacctaagaattaaatttctatatgtgcattgttataaaataataaaaataataattaaagtaaaattgtgaaaaataaaatttgtctctcatctaataatttttgtttaaccAACCCttgcttttctctaaataaatggcattatagagtacttctaatacaattattaagagtactttgtccaccacaaaggattaaaaaataataaaaaatgattaaaatctcatagtttaacatctaaattgagcattataaaaatcatgctatcaaattataataactaccaaattaaattatccaaatcatgctatgtagtagaataatattatatttttatatgctatatttaatcttttatattgcaataggataacatttaacaatcaaagagagagagagagaaaaaaaaaaaaaaaaaaaaaaaaaaaaaaaaaaaaaaaccaaaactgaatcacattaacctaaagtagattaaagaatataaaaaattatcaacctaaagtgaagatgaaagaaaaataaaaaatagatagtgagagagaaccttttttttgttagggaaaactatgcatagaacgaaagagatagtgacaaatttatagtaagatggtgtgaataagaagagacaaaaatagaagaagatgaagcgaaaaatgaagaatgatattaatgtagaaggTAGTGGGGATATGAGAAGGTGAGGgaaggagaaaggttggagaagtagtggggagatgaaaaggtaagggatgGAGAAAGGTTGGAAAAGTGTAAAtatgaagtaaaaaaatattataaataattataagaaaatggaaagaaaaaaaaaggaaagaaaaaagataatgacgtGGATAATGATGTGGCTCAACATGAGCACAACAACATTAAACGCTACgcgcaataggataacatttaacaatcaaagagagagagagagagagaaaaaaaaaatcacattaacctaaagtagattaaagaatataaaaacttatcaacctaaagcgaagatgcaagaaaaataaaaaataaaaatccacccaaaaattgtgtgtgtgagagagagagagagtgagtgagaaccttttttttctataagggtaaactatgcatagaatgaaagaagtagtgacaaatttatagtaagaaggtgtgaataagaagagacaaaaatagaagaagatgaagggaaaaatgaagaatgatattaatgtagaaggTAGTGGAGAGATGAGAAGGTGAGGgaaggagaaaggttggagaaataatggggagatgaaaaggtaagggatttagaaaggttggagaagtgtaaatatgaagtaaaaaaatattaaaaataattataagaaaatggaaagaaaaatgataatgacgtagatgctgatgtggctcaacatgAGCGCAgcagcattaaacgctacgttttagtttttagtaatatatagattggtTTCCAAAACCCCCTCCAATGGTTTTATTGCTACTTCATATGGTAAAAACCAATATCGAGTTTTTGGCTTGGCTCAATGTAGAGGGGATGTGAGCAGAACAGACTGCTCAAGTTGCATCCAAGATGCAGCAAAGCAAATCCGCCAACGTTGTCCCAACCAAGCCGATGCAAGAATTTGGTATGACTATTGCTTTTTACATTATAACACTAAAAGCTTCATTGGAGAAATTGATACATATAATGGTATATTATATGGGAATGTGGAAAATATAACTGATCCTGAAACTTTTAACAAAGAACTAGGAACTCTGTTTGATCATATTAGAGCACAAGCTGTTGAGACTAGGAATGAAGGGCTTGGGAAAGGTAAGACCAAGTTGTCAACATTTGTGACACTGTATGCATTGGTGCAATGCACAAGAGACCTGGCTCTGGTAGATTGTGCACAGTGTCTGGCCATTGCTGCGGGAAATTTTGCAAAGACCGGAAAGGATGCAGAGTTCTGTATAGCAGTTGTTATGTCTGATATGAGCTCTATCCATTCTTCTTTCCTCTTGATTCAAAGCCAAATGATACTATGGCTGATACTGTTATGGCCATACTGCCATAGGTCCCTATGCCAAATCAGCCCTTGTTAAGGAAATAAGGATGTTGCAATAACTCCTTGAAAGTTCCATTTGAATAAGTATTGCTATTTGTGACATTTACATGTTTGAATTGAAGCCACGGGCACGAGGGCTTCACGTTAAGTGGCACTTCCTTGTGTTTCCAACGAGCCAAGGtcttttgttaaatatttttatgttctaATTCCAGGTATTTGTGTTTACTTCTTTTCTTAAAAGTGAATGCATCTAAAAAGCCGATAGATTGTAATAAAAAACTCAACCTTACTTGCTGCCTCCATGCACTTGTTAATTAGTTCTAGTATTACTCAAATATATTAGATTCTCCAACTATACTAGAAGattctttcttattttgataGATATCCATTCATTA contains the following coding sequences:
- the LOC115962183 gene encoding pollen-specific leucine-rich repeat extensin-like protein 1, which encodes MFPLSPQATGDGRRNHLLPPNLIVGLFISLFFILKAMPSFISFTSKVFTPLLVLLLFVTVCVFLTINNSDNTGSYNRNDEHACNNSSDDLLPDTSSPSSTAAQQPPSPDKKVRSKDKKVRSNKVDDQDLKRPDTSSPSSTAAQQPPSPDKKVRSKDKKVRSNKVRSKDKKVRSNKVDDQDLKRPDTSSPSSTAAQQPPSPDKKVRSKDKKVRSNKVRSKDKKVRSNKVDDQDLKRPDTSSPSSTAAQQPPSPDKKVRSKDKKVRSNKVDDQDLKRPDTSSPSSTAAQQPPSPDKKVRPPPPLPFKTLPREPTTYVLVNSISSDSADSTDVKAEDFIRKFRERQAREREV
- the LOC115961851 gene encoding peroxisome biogenesis factor 10-like translates to MGTPKQTLLTYLLTSGDNKTFLPEDVAGPYGIPPNPARRALFIVYHTAVPYIAEQISSRVVSHAIVLADSQSDEPYNNDAPGSNLYVQVLPIAREFLQLVLCANLMFFYFEGLYCHISKRAAGIRYVFIRYLNFK